A part of Thalassophryne amazonica chromosome 3, fThaAma1.1, whole genome shotgun sequence genomic DNA contains:
- the LOC117507832 gene encoding E3 ubiquitin ligase BIG BROTHER-related-like, with product MFFSDNLQIDTMDQFPSDIHMFDHMLTMEDMMGQSIPSMYGHLVPEEQVQQGAGPAEEPVANHKLQNTTNMSCAICLMDYVVGEKILLLTCDHVFHAVCVGTWLQAKSTCPVCRADV from the exons ATGTTTTTTTCTGATAACCTGCAGATTGACACCATGGACCAGTTCCCCTCTGACATCCACATGTTTGACCACATGCTGACCATGGAGGACATGATGGGCCAGTCCATTCCATCCATGTACGGACATCTAGTCCCAGAAGAACAG GTTCAACAGGGGGCGGGGCCAGCTGAAGAACCTGTGGCCAACCACAAGCTCCAGAACACCACCAACATGAG ctgtgcCATCTGTCTGATGGACTACGTGGTTGGTGAGAAGATCCTCCTCCTCACGTGCGACCACGTCTTCCACGCCGTCTGTGTGGGGACGTGGTTACAG GCAAAGAGCACCTGCCCCGTCTGCAGAGCCGATGTATGA